A region from the Acomys russatus chromosome 24, mAcoRus1.1, whole genome shotgun sequence genome encodes:
- the LOC127207668 gene encoding LOW QUALITY PROTEIN: protein SET-like (The sequence of the model RefSeq protein was modified relative to this genomic sequence to represent the inferred CDS: inserted 1 base in 1 codon), which yields MKKIIQKLWSQSPQSPAALRPHRPSQKRKRPKHPPSPSPEGGANNKPKGRREAAASLNPEAPPEPRPPTPSRQGPCHVGSPGRPHFWQGPLRGLTEARAPSGRSLAHTAPGAADHAARTRKQPTSKIRSPQSPQLEEQRQRRLDFRAPAGQANALKDGGSPGSPCGKTTSLVPWQSAVPPPPKTPKRAPDPKLENKPASPGLQEREKXQQEVIEHIDQVQNEIDRLFYRLSEQGNEENLKVEQKYNKLRQPFFQKRSELITKIPNFGVTTFGTTFVIYLLHICYPQVSTLLGEEDEEPLHYLTRVEVTEFEDIKSGYRIDFYFDENPYFENKVLAKEFHLNESGDPSSKSTEIKQKSGKDLTKRLSQTQNKASRKQQHQEPESFFTWFTDHSDDVGADELGDVIKDNIWPNPLRYYLVPHVDEDKEGEAEEEEEEEEEEEEESLDDIDEKGDEDEGEEDEDNDEGEGGEDDEGEDD from the exons atgaaaaagataattCAGAAGTTATGGAG TCAGTCTCCACAGAGCCCCGCAGCGCTTAGGCCGCACCGACCATCCCAGAAACGTAAACGACCGAAACATCCGCCTTCGCCCAGCCCGGAAGGAGGTGCAAACAACAAGCCGAAAGGACGCCGTGAGGCCGCGGCCAGCCTCAACCCAGAGGCCCCGCCGGAGCCGCGTCCTCCCACACCGAGCCGCCAGGGCCCCTGCCACGTGGGAAGCCCCGGGCGCCCGCATTTCTGGCAGGGCCCGCTCCGCGGCCTCACCGAGGCCCGCGCCCCCTCGGGCCGCAGCCTAGCGCACACCGCGCCAGGGGCCGCGGACCACGCGGCGCGGACGAGGAAG CAGCCCACCTCAAAGATTCGGAGCCCACAGTCACCACAGCTTGAAGAACAACGACAGAGACGCCTGGACTTCCGAGCGCCCGCGGGCCAGGCAAACGCGCTTAAAGATGGGGGCTCTCCCGGCAGTCCTTGCGGGAAG ACCACCTCCCTCGTGCCATGGCAATCTGCGGTCCCGCCTCCACCCAAGACACCCAAACGGGCTCCTGACCCGAAGCTGGAGAACAAGCcggcctctcctggcctgcaggaaagagaaa aacagcaaGAAGTAATTGAACATATTGATCAAGTACAAAATGAAATAGAcagactttttt ACAGACTTAGTGAACAAGGCAATGAGGAAAATTTGAAAGtagaacaaaaatataacaaactcCGCCAACCGTTTTTTCAGAAGAGGTCAGAATTGATCACCAAAATTCCAAATTTTGGGGTAACAACATTTGGTACCACATTTGTTATATATTTGTTACATATTTGTTATCCACAAGTGTCCACACTGCTtggggaggaggatgaagagccTCTGCATTATTTGACCAGAGTGGAAGTGACAGAATTTGAAGACATTAAATCAGGTTAcagaatagatttttattttgatgaaaatccttactttgaaaataaagttctcGCCAAAGAATTTCATCTGAATGAGAGTGGTGACCCATCTTCAAAGTCCACTGAAATCAAACAGAAATCTGGAAAGGATTTGACAAAGCGCTTAAGTCAAACGCAGAATAaggccagcaggaagcagcagcacCAAGAGCCAGAGAGCTTCTTCACCTGGTTCACGGACCACTCTGATGATGTGGGTGCCGATGAGTTAGGAGACGTCATCAAAGACAATATTTGGCCAAATCCCTTGCGGTACTATTTGGTCCCTCATGTGGATGAGGATAAAGAAGGAGAGgcggaggaagaagaagaagaggaagaagaagaag aggaggaatcgTTGGACGATATTGATGAAAAAGGGGATGAGGATGAAGgtgaagaagatgaagataatgatgaaggggagggaggagaggacgACGAAGGTGAGGATGACTAG